The Polyangium mundeleinium genome contains the following window.
AGCTCGCGCCGGTCGTCGTCATTTATCCCGATCCCGTGCTCTTAAGCGAGGGGGCAGCCAATGTCAGTGCCCAGGCACGCCGTAGCGACACTGACTCTACCGACATTAAGGTTTTTGAGACGTCGCTCATGCTTGGTGTCGGCTGGATACTCGCTGTAGAGGTTGCAGGCAGCGCGGATGTGCTGGTCGGAAGTTGCACGGGTTCACTGGTGATACCTGAAACCGCCGTCCCCATGACCGACGGGGCAGGAGTAGATTGTGGTTGTGATGTGAGGCGCGGAGACGTCGGCAATTTACCAAGCTTCGCGACGAACAATGTGTGCGCCTTGTTCTTATCGACCTCGGACCAATTCTTCTGCCGAATGGCCATCTCGGCCTCAAACGGACGGCGCAAGCGCCCGCTCTGCAAGTCATCAAGAAGCTGCGATACCACCTCCTCGATCTGTTCTTGCGAGGGGCGCTTATGTGGCCTGTCTGGTTCCGCGCAGGATTTCACCGTAACCGGAACCGCCGGCTGCAATACCTGCGTACTGGCAGCAGGTGCTGGTGTAGGGGTCGGGAGAGCTTGAGGGCTCGCAACCGGGGGGGCGGCTGCTGCGGGTTGCTTGGGAGGCTGTGTCGAAGCGAGAACTGCGGCGTGAGCCGGTTTCGCTGCGGGCGCTGAACCTCGCTTCGTGATGGGACGCCCCATGCCCTGCAATACCTTATCAGCAGAGCGGTTCATTGCCTGGAGGTACGCGGTCATCTCCTGGCCCATCGCTTGTAGGGCAGTCTGATACGATTGCGGATCGGCGCAGTGTGCCTTGAGGTAATGGATGTAGCCGTCGTCGGCGAGCGCGCTGCCGCCGTTCTTGAAGAAGCGGTCGAGTTTCTTGTAGATCCGCGCGTTTCTGGGGTCCTCCTCGCGCAGCGCCGCGTACAAGGTGTAGAGCCGCTCCAGCGTCGGCTTGCACCGCTCCAGGTAGCTCTGGATCGCGATGAACGTCGGCCAGGGGAGGAGCTTGCCGTCGTCCCGGGCTAAAACGTCGTTCGCGGGTATGGTGCCTCTCCCAAGGCTCGGGGTGCGCGAAGCGCTCGACGTGCGTCGAGCGATCAGTGCCTTCACCTCCGCGAGCTGCCGGTGGAACGCCTGCCCGCCGCTGGGGGCCATGAAAAGCGCGTCCACGGCTGTCATCGGCGGCGCCTTCAAGATTCCCTCGCTCTCGAGCTCGAACAGGGCCTGAACGGCAGCGAGGACATCGACGCGAGACGTGTCTGGACGCTGCGGCGGTAGCTCTCGCTGCCCCTGCACCTGTGCGTCGCGGGTCGCCGCAGTGCGCGCCTCGACCGAGGTTGCAAGCGCGCTGAGCTTCTTCTCGATCGCAGAGATCTCCTCGCCCAACGCCCGCGCCTCCTGCGCGCTCGCTGTGTCCAGGCCCGCCGCGAGGCGTGCCAAGCGCTTCTTGGCGTCCAAGAGGGGCTCGACCACGCCGCGTACGAGGGATGCGATGCCGCTGCGTGGGTGGCGAGGCTGGGGCGTCTCCTTCACGCCGAGCTCGATAACAGCCTGCTTCACGGTGCGGCATTGCCCCGAGGCAACCGCCTCGGCGACGGCCGCCTGCTTCTCCGGCGCGATCCGGGTGATCTGCAGGAGCACGCGCTTCTGGTCCTCGAGCGGCGTGCCGCGGATAGCCTTCTTCGTGTCGTCGCCGAGCCGCGCGATCTTCACGTCTTCCTGGATGGTCCGGATGGAGAGGCCCGTCTTCGCGGCGGTGTCCTCGGCGAAGGACGCGACCGTCGCGTCTTTCGCCTTCTTGCCACCACCCTTCTTTCCAGGCGCGCCGCCGTGCTTCGTCTCGGGGTAGAGTTGCTCGTGGATGTCCTTCCGCCGCAGCATGTGTTCCCCACGCTCGAGCATCGTGAGCTCGGTCCGCATCAGGTTTTCGTCGAGCTCCATGAGCTCGGCCTGAAGATCGGACACCTCGATGATGCGCGCGAGGATCGTGTCACGGCCGAGCTGCCGATGGGCTTCGAGCCGGTGCGCGCCGCAAACGAGGACGAGGCGCCCGTCCTGTAGACGACGCACGACAATCGGCTCGATGAGGCCGGCCTGCGCGATCGATGCAACGAGCGGCGTCACGTTGCGGAGCCGTCGGGCCCGGTGCTTGGGTACGACGATCTTGACGAGCGAGATCTCGCGGACCTCTTCCGTGTTCGTCCCATTCCGTGCGCTCAGCTTTTGCTTATTGGGCATCATGTTGGTTTTCCGCGGGGTTCGTACCTGCGTACAGTGCAGTTGCCCGCTACAGAACCGAGAGACTGATCATCAAGTTACATCGGGCGACTTCACGAGCTCGTCGCGACTCAAGTTCCGGCGCCGTCGTCTCGCCCTGATGCGCTTCTTCACCCACGCCACGATCTGCGGCACCTCCTCGGGCGTGAACCCCCAGGTCTTGCGCGGATGCGCCAGTAGCTGACCTGGGGGCAGCTCCTTCCCCTTGAACCTGCGGAGCGTGCTTTCCGCGCAGCCGGCCTGACGGGCCACTTCCTGGAGCGGGATGAGCTCCGTGTCGGAGAACAAGCGCGTCTTCTCCTTGAGCGTCTCCCGGATGCTCTTCACCTGCTCGGGGGTGAAGAGGCGGATCTTGCGAGTACCCCGCCGAGCTACCGGATCGAAGAGCTTGCCCTCCAGCCGTCGCAGGGTCGTCGTCCCTATCCCGAGCTGCCGAGCGACATCGGCCGCTGTGAGGTACCCGTTCGCCCGGTACCTAGCGGTCTCCATGGTCATGGCACTGGGGTTGTGGGCCGGAAGGTAGCGCGGGATCCCTCGGGCATGGTGCCACGGCAGCACCCGGATTTTCCGTCCGCACCCGCACTGACAGTAGTGCCCACGCAGGTTCTCCTCCTCTACCCACTTGGAAAGGCTGAACTTTTCGGAAGGGACACGGACGGTTCCCACGACGTGCAGATGTGGGTCAGAGGCACCGGGCTTGGGCAAGACCATGCTGGCGCGGCGGCTGCCGACGATCTTGCCGCCGCTCTCGTACGACGAGGCCCTCGAAGTGACGGCGATTCACTCCGTCGCCGGGCTCCTGCCCTCGGATCGAGGACTCTCGCAGGCGAGGCCGTTTCGCGCGCCCCACCACACTGTGAGCCCCGCGGGCCTCGTGGGCGGGGGGGACCCGATCCGGCCCGGCGAGGTCTCGCTCGCGCACCACGGCTGCCTCTTCCTCGACGAATTGCTCGAATTCAAGCGGAGTGCGCTCGAGGTGCTGCGGCAGCCGCTCGAAGACGGCCTCGTCACGATCTGCCGTGCGCAGAGCCGCGTGACGTTCCCGGCGAGGCCGCTCGTGATCGCCGCGGTGAACCCGTGCCCGTGCGGGCTCTTCGGCGACGAGAAGCGCCGCTGCGCCTGCACCCCCGAGCGCGTGCGGGGGTATCGAGCGCGCTTGTCCGGGCCGCTCCTCGATCGGCTCGATCTGCAGGTGCCGCTGCCGCCCGTGGACGTCTCGCACCTCGGCGGCAAGGGGCGCGGGGAGGCGAGCGCGGAGGTGCGGCGGCGCGTGATCACGGCGCGGGCGATTCAGGCGGCGCGCCGGGAGGCGGGCGAGACGAGCGCCCTTTCGAATGCGGATCTCGGCCCGCGCGACGTCGAGCAGGTGGCGACGCCGGACGCGGCGGGCCGGGCGATCCTCGGGCAAGCGGTGGAGCGGCTCGGCCTCTCGGCGCGGGCGTACGGCAAGGTGCTGCGCGTGGCGCGGACGATCGCGGATCTCGACGGCGGCACGCCGGTGCGGGCGAGCCACGTGGCCGAGGCGATTCAGGCGCGGCTGCTCGATCGCGACGGCGTGGCGGGGGGCCGACGCTAGGCGATCCGGAAAAACGATTTTTCTTAGCAACTGATCTCGGCGGCGGTCGAAGTAACGGGCAAGAAAGGCGGATACACCGATGATGACGGAGCTTTTGGAGAAGATGCGTACGGTGAAGACGGTCGTGGGCTCGATCGAGAAGCAATTCGGCAAGGGGGCGATCATGTCGCTCGGGGACGAGGCGGAGACGGACGTGCGGGTCATCGGCACGGGTGCGATGGCCCTCGACGCCGCGCTTGGCATCGGCGGTTATCCGCGCGGCCGGATCGTCGAGATCTACGGCCCCGAGAGCGGCGGCAAGACGACGCTCACCCTGCACGCGATGCGCGAGGCCCAGGGGGCGGGGGGCGTGGCGGCGTTCATCGACGCCGAGCACGCGTTCGACGTGAGTTATGCGCGCGCCGTCGGGGTCGACACGGAGCGACTGCTCGTCTCGCAGCCGGATTGCGGGGAGCAGGCGCTCGAGATCGCCGAGACCCTCACGCGCAGCGGCGCGGTCGACATCGTGGTTGTCGACTCCGTGGCGGCGCTCGTGCCCAAGGCGGAAATTGAGGGCGACATGGGCGACGCGCACATGGGGCTCCAGGCGCGGCTCATGAGCCAGGCGCTCCGCAAGCTCACGGCGATCGCGCACCGGACGGGCACGACGCTCGTGTTCATCAACCAGCTCCGGCAGAAGATCGGGGTCACGTTCGGCAACCCCGAGACGACGACGGGCGGCAATGCGCTGAAGTTTTACGCGAGCGTACGGCTCGACGTGCGCCGCATCGGTCCGGTGAAGGTCGGCGACGAGGCGGTGGGCTCGCGGACGCGGGTGAAGGTGGTCAAGAACAAGCTCGCGCCGCCCTTCCGCGAGGCGGAGTTCGACATTCGCTGGGGGACCGGCGTCGACGCGGCCTCGGACCTCATCGATTACGGCTGCCAGATCGGCATCGTCGAGAAGAGCGGGGCGCACCTCTCCTTCAGCGGCGAGCACCTCGGGCAGGGGCGCGAGCGCGCGCGGGAGACGCTGCTCACGAACGAGCGGCTCTACGCCGCCCTGCGCGCCGCGGTGATCGCGGGCTCGGAGGCGCGCGTGGGCGCGCGGGCGGCGGAGAAGGCGGCCTGACCAGGCAATCCAGGAAAAACCATTCGAACGAACGACGACGGAACGGAGGACGACATGAGCGACGGCATGAACAGGGTGGTACTTCTCGGCAACCTCGGCGCGGATCCGGAGCTCCGGTACGCGGGCAGCGGGACGGCGGTGCT
Protein-coding sequences here:
- a CDS encoding ParB/RepB/Spo0J family partition protein, which gives rise to MMPNKQKLSARNGTNTEEVREISLVKIVVPKHRARRLRNVTPLVASIAQAGLIEPIVVRRLQDGRLVLVCGAHRLEAHRQLGRDTILARIIEVSDLQAELMELDENLMRTELTMLERGEHMLRRKDIHEQLYPETKHGGAPGKKGGGKKAKDATVASFAEDTAAKTGLSIRTIQEDVKIARLGDDTKKAIRGTPLEDQKRVLLQITRIAPEKQAAVAEAVASGQCRTVKQAVIELGVKETPQPRHPRSGIASLVRGVVEPLLDAKKRLARLAAGLDTASAQEARALGEEISAIEKKLSALATSVEARTAATRDAQVQGQRELPPQRPDTSRVDVLAAVQALFELESEGILKAPPMTAVDALFMAPSGGQAFHRQLAEVKALIARRTSSASRTPSLGRGTIPANDVLARDDGKLLPWPTFIAIQSYLERCKPTLERLYTLYAALREEDPRNARIYKKLDRFFKNGGSALADDGYIHYLKAHCADPQSYQTALQAMGQEMTAYLQAMNRSADKVLQGMGRPITKRGSAPAAKPAHAAVLASTQPPKQPAAAAPPVASPQALPTPTPAPAASTQVLQPAVPVTVKSCAEPDRPHKRPSQEQIEEVVSQLLDDLQSGRLRRPFEAEMAIRQKNWSEVDKNKAHTLFVAKLGKLPTSPRLTSQPQSTPAPSVMGTAVSGITSEPVQLPTSTSALPATSTASIQPTPSMSDVSKTLMSVESVSLRRAWALTLAAPSLKSTGSG
- a CDS encoding YifB family Mg chelatase-like AAA ATPase, coding for MGKTMLARRLPTILPPLSYDEALEVTAIHSVAGLLPSDRGLSQARPFRAPHHTVSPAGLVGGGDPIRPGEVSLAHHGCLFLDELLEFKRSALEVLRQPLEDGLVTICRAQSRVTFPARPLVIAAVNPCPCGLFGDEKRRCACTPERVRGYRARLSGPLLDRLDLQVPLPPVDVSHLGGKGRGEASAEVRRRVITARAIQAARREAGETSALSNADLGPRDVEQVATPDAAGRAILGQAVERLGLSARAYGKVLRVARTIADLDGGTPVRASHVAEAIQARLLDRDGVAGGRR
- the recA gene encoding recombinase RecA is translated as MTELLEKMRTVKTVVGSIEKQFGKGAIMSLGDEAETDVRVIGTGAMALDAALGIGGYPRGRIVEIYGPESGGKTTLTLHAMREAQGAGGVAAFIDAEHAFDVSYARAVGVDTERLLVSQPDCGEQALEIAETLTRSGAVDIVVVDSVAALVPKAEIEGDMGDAHMGLQARLMSQALRKLTAIAHRTGTTLVFINQLRQKIGVTFGNPETTTGGNALKFYASVRLDVRRIGPVKVGDEAVGSRTRVKVVKNKLAPPFREAEFDIRWGTGVDAASDLIDYGCQIGIVEKSGAHLSFSGEHLGQGRERARETLLTNERLYAALRAAVIAGSEARVGARAAEKAA